The genomic region CCCGTGCCGGTCCGGGCGGCCAGGCCAGCCGCCCCCACCCACTGAGCCTTGCCTATGCATGCAGCCTTGAAACTGATCCACCATCGATTCCAGCAATCCCAGCCCGGCGCGCCGGGCAGCCCCGGGCGTGCCACTGCAACGCCCGAACCCGTCGCCATGGTCACCGCCGTGCCTGGCAGCACCCCACTCGTCTACGACTCGCCCCACAGCGGCACCCATTACCCCGCAGACTTCCGCTCCGCCTGCAGCCTGCCCACGCTGCGCCGCGCTGAAGACACGCACGTTGAAAAAATCTACGCCTTCGCCCCAGCTTTGGGCGTGGCCTGGGTGGAAGCCCACTTCCCCCGCATCTACCTGGACGCCAACCGCGACACCCTGGAGCTGGACACCACCCTGCTCGACGCCCCCTGGCCCGACCCCGTGGCCACAGACCCCAAGGTGCTGAACAAAGTACGCCTGGGCAAGGGCCTGATCTGGAAATTCACCGACGAAGGCGAGGCCATCTACAACCGCCTGCTGACTGTGGACGAGGTGCGCGCCCGCATCGACCGCTGCTGGCGCCCCTACCACGCCGCCGTGGCCCAGGCCATTGACGCCGCCCACGCCCGCCACGGCTACAGCATCCACATCAACTGCCACTCCATGCCCGCCATCTCGGCAAGCCACGCCACCGATTTTCCGGGCCTGGTGCACGCCGACTTTGTGGTGGGCGACCGCGACGGCACCACCGCCAGCCCCGCCCTGTCAGCCCTGGTGTGCGAACATCTGCGCGCCTGCGGCTACAGCGTGGAATACAACCACCCCTACAAAGGCGTGGAACTGGTGCGCCGCTACAGCGCCCCAGCCCAGCACCGCCACAGCATCCAGTTGGAGATCAACCGCAAGCTGTACATGGACGAAAGCACGCTGGCAGAGAACCCTGAAGGCATGGCACGGCTGCAGGGGGATTTGAAGGCGTTGACGGAGAAGTTGCTGGGGACGGATCCGCGCGGGATGTAACGCGCAGGGGGCCCTTGGGGGCTTATACCTGCAGCGTCACTCCAGGTAACGCCAAGTCGCGACCACTCAGTCAGGCATGACTTCAAAGACGATGAACTGATTGGCCTGGGTATTGGCCGTGAAGTTGTTGTCTGCCGCCAGCACAATGGTGCGGTGCCCATTGGGCAGGGTTTTGCCCCAGGTGATGGCCTCAATGTTGTCGAGCTTTACCCCTTGGTAGTCGATAGGCATTTCCAGCAGCAGCTTGCGGGTCATGGGCGTGTAAGCCGCAGTGCCTGAGAGGCTGGCCATGCTGGCTACGTTGGTGGTGCCATCGTTGAATTCTGTGAGCACCAGGCGGATGGTGTTGCCGATACCTGAAGCAAAGGCGCGCTCCACGGCGATAAACCGCTGGTTGCCAATCGCCAGGAAG from Acidovorax sp. DW039 harbors:
- a CDS encoding N-formylglutamate amidohydrolase — translated: MHAALKLIHHRFQQSQPGAPGSPGRATATPEPVAMVTAVPGSTPLVYDSPHSGTHYPADFRSACSLPTLRRAEDTHVEKIYAFAPALGVAWVEAHFPRIYLDANRDTLELDTTLLDAPWPDPVATDPKVLNKVRLGKGLIWKFTDEGEAIYNRLLTVDEVRARIDRCWRPYHAAVAQAIDAAHARHGYSIHINCHSMPAISASHATDFPGLVHADFVVGDRDGTTASPALSALVCEHLRACGYSVEYNHPYKGVELVRRYSAPAQHRHSIQLEINRKLYMDESTLAENPEGMARLQGDLKALTEKLLGTDPRGM